From Glycine max cultivar Williams 82 chromosome 11, Glycine_max_v4.0, whole genome shotgun sequence, the proteins below share one genomic window:
- the LOC100777057 gene encoding putative calcium-binding protein CML19: MRVNTEFERVLKYFDEDGDGKISPCELRNRLGMIGGELLTKDAEKLIEELDSDGDGFLSLEDFVKLMEAAGEDEKLKDLEEAFEMYNDTEMFGFITPKSLQRMLGRLGESKSMEQCTTMIGHFDLNGDGLLCFDEFRVMMQ; encoded by the coding sequence ATGAGGGTGAACACAGAGTTTGAGCGTGTTCTTAAGTATTTTGATGAGGATGGGGATGGTAAGATTTCTCCATGTGAGCTTAGGAACCGGCTAGGCATGATTGGTGGTGAGTTGTTGACCAAAGATGCTGAAAAGTTGATTGAGGAGTTGGATTCTGATGGTGATGGGTTTTTGAGTTTGGAAGATTTTGTGAAACTTATGGAGGCAGCTGGGGAAGACGAGAAGTTGAAGGATTTGGAAGAAGCTTTTGAGATGTACAATGACACTGAAATGTTTGGGTTTATTACTCCCAAAAGCTTGCAAAGGATGCTGGGTAGGTTAGGAGAATCAAAATCCATGGAGCAATGCACAACTATGATTGGCCACTTTGATTTGAATGGAGATGGCCTGCTTTGCTTTGATGAATTTAGAGTAATGATGCagtga